A region of the Mycobacteriales bacterium genome:
AGGGTCGGACTCGCGCAGGTCGACCACACCGTCGGGGACCTCGCAGGCAACGCCGACATCGTCAGCGCCTGGACCCGCAAGGCGCTCGACCAGGGCTGCCACCTCGTGGCCTTCCCCGAGATGGTCGTGACCGGCTACCCCGCCGAGGACCTCGTCCTGCGGCACAGCTTCGTGCAGGCCTCGCTCGACACCCTCGAAGGCCTGGCCACCCGCCTCGCCGACGAGGGCGCGGGTCGCGTCGCCGTCGTCGTCGGCTACTGCGGTCGCAGCGACAACCCCGCGCCCGCCCTCGGCCGCCCCGCCGGAGAGCCGCAGAACTCCGCCGCGGTGCTCTACGACGGGCGGGTGGTCGCCCGCTACGCCAAGCACCACCTGCCCAACTACGGCGTCTTCGACGAGTTCCGCTACTTCGTGCGCGGCGACCGCTTCCCGGTCGTGCGGCTGCACGGCATCGACGTCGGCCTCGTCGTCTGCGAGGACCTGTGGCAGGAGGGCGGCCCGGTCGCGGTCGCCCGCCAGGCATCGGTCGGGCTGCTGGTCTGCATCAACGGCTCGCCCTACGAGCGCGGCAAGGACGACGTCCGCGGAGCCCTCGCGCGCCGGCGCGCCGCGGAGTCCGGTGCCGCGCTCGCCTACGTCAACACCGTCGGGGGCCAGGACGAGCTGGTCTTCGACGGCGACTCGCTCGTCGTCGACACGAGCGGGGCGATCGTCGCCCGCGCACCTCTGTGGCAGGAGGGCCTGCTCGTCGTCGACCTCGACCTGCCCACGCAGACCCTCGCCCTCACCGGGCCGGTCGACGCGCGCGACGGCACCACCATGGCGGTCGACCACGTGGTCCTGCACGAGCAGGCGGTCCCGTCGTACTCCCCCTCCGTCCCGGGGGTCGCCGTCGCCCTCGGCGACGAGGCCGAGGTGTGGGGAGCGCTGGTCACCGGCACCCGTGACTACGTCCGCAAGAACGGCTTCCGGTCGGTGGTCCTCGGGCTCTCGGGCGGCATCGACTCGGCGCTGGTCGCGACGATCGCGCGCGACGCCCTCGGCGCCGACGCCGTGCACGTCGTCGGCATGCCGAGCGACTGGTCGTCGAGCCACTCGGTCACCGACGCGGAGGAGCTCGCCCGGCGGCAGGGCCTGCACTGGCAGCTGCTCCCCATCAAGGCGATGGTCGACGCCTACCTCGCCACCACCGAGCTGACCGGCCTGTCGCTCGAGAACCTGCAGGCGCGCGTGCGCGGCACCCTGCTCATGGGGCTGTCCAACCAGCACGGCCACCTGGTGCTGACGACCGGCAACAAGAGCGAGCTCGCGACGGGCTTCTCCACCCTGTACGGCGACAGCGCCGGTGGGTTCGCGCCCATCAAGGACGTGCCGAAGTCGTTGGTCTGGAACCTCGCCCGTTGGCGCAACGGCCAGGGCGACGGCGAGCTGATCCCGGTCGCCTCGATCGACAAGCCGCCGTCCGCGGAGCTCGCACCAGGGCAGCTCGACAGCGACCGGCTGCCGGACTACGCCGTCCTCGACGCGGTCCTCGAGGACTACGTCGTCCGTGACCTCGGCCGCGCGGACCTGCTCGCCGCCGGCCACGACCCCGCCGTCGTCGACCGGGTCGTGCGGCTCGTGGACGTGGCGGAGTACAAGCGGCGGCAGTACCCCCCGGGTCCGAAGATCACCCCGCGCGCCTTCGGCCGCGACCGCCGACTGCCCATCACCTCGAAGTGGCGCGAGCACTGACCCTGTGACGCAGGACACCGGGACAGCAGTGTTGCCCGCGTGTCACGCTGGTGGCGACCCGGGGACGCGACCGTGCGCCCCGAGGCGATCCCCCCGGAGGCCGGCATGACCGACTCGCTCCCGTCGCTCTACGGCGGCGTCACCAGCCGGCGCGTCACCGTGCGCGACCTGCAGCTCGCCAAGGACGCCGGCGAGAAGTGGGCGATGCTCACGTCCTACGACATGCTCACGGCCCGGCTCTTCGACGAGATCGGGATCCCTGCGCTGCTCGTCGGTGACAGCGCGGGCAACAACGTCCTCGGCTACGACACCACCGTGCCGGTGACGATGGACGAGATGGTGCCGCTGGTCCGTGCAGTCGCGTCCTCGACGTCACGCGCGCTGGTCATCGGTGACCTGCCCTTCGGCTCCTACCAGGGCTCACCGGCGCAGGCGCTCGAGTCCGCGGTCCGCTTCATGAAGGCCGGCGCGCAGGCGGTCAAGCTCGAGGGCGGCCGCCGGGTGCTGCCGCAGGTCGAGCTGCTCGTCGAGTCCGGCGTCCCCGTGATGGGCCACCTCGGGCTCACGCCGCAGTCGGTCAACACCCTCGGCGGCTACCGCGTGCAGGGCCGCGGCGAGGCCGGCGACCGGCTGATCGAGGACGCCCTCGCGATGCAGGAGGCGGGTGCTTTCGCTCTCGTCCTCGAGGTCGTCCCGTCGGACCTCGCGGCCCGCGTCACCAAGGAGCTCGCGATCCCGACGATCGGCATCGGGGCGGGTGCGGAGACCGACGCGCAGGTGCTCGTCTGGACCGACATGGCCGGCCTCACCCCCGGCCCCGGCCCGAAGTTCCTCAAGCGCTACGCCGACCTGCGCACGATCCTCGGCGACGCCGCGAA
Encoded here:
- the panB gene encoding 3-methyl-2-oxobutanoate hydroxymethyltransferase, which produces MTDSLPSLYGGVTSRRVTVRDLQLAKDAGEKWAMLTSYDMLTARLFDEIGIPALLVGDSAGNNVLGYDTTVPVTMDEMVPLVRAVASSTSRALVIGDLPFGSYQGSPAQALESAVRFMKAGAQAVKLEGGRRVLPQVELLVESGVPVMGHLGLTPQSVNTLGGYRVQGRGEAGDRLIEDALAMQEAGAFALVLEVVPSDLAARVTKELAIPTIGIGAGAETDAQVLVWTDMAGLTPGPGPKFLKRYADLRTILGDAAKAYADDVRTGTYPGPEHGYV
- a CDS encoding NAD+ synthase, which encodes MAQLRVGLAQVDHTVGDLAGNADIVSAWTRKALDQGCHLVAFPEMVVTGYPAEDLVLRHSFVQASLDTLEGLATRLADEGAGRVAVVVGYCGRSDNPAPALGRPAGEPQNSAAVLYDGRVVARYAKHHLPNYGVFDEFRYFVRGDRFPVVRLHGIDVGLVVCEDLWQEGGPVAVARQASVGLLVCINGSPYERGKDDVRGALARRRAAESGAALAYVNTVGGQDELVFDGDSLVVDTSGAIVARAPLWQEGLLVVDLDLPTQTLALTGPVDARDGTTMAVDHVVLHEQAVPSYSPSVPGVAVALGDEAEVWGALVTGTRDYVRKNGFRSVVLGLSGGIDSALVATIARDALGADAVHVVGMPSDWSSSHSVTDAEELARRQGLHWQLLPIKAMVDAYLATTELTGLSLENLQARVRGTLLMGLSNQHGHLVLTTGNKSELATGFSTLYGDSAGGFAPIKDVPKSLVWNLARWRNGQGDGELIPVASIDKPPSAELAPGQLDSDRLPDYAVLDAVLEDYVVRDLGRADLLAAGHDPAVVDRVVRLVDVAEYKRRQYPPGPKITPRAFGRDRRLPITSKWREH